In the Diachasmimorpha longicaudata isolate KC_UGA_2023 chromosome 1, iyDiaLong2, whole genome shotgun sequence genome, one interval contains:
- the LOC135160192 gene encoding uncharacterized protein LOC135160192, translated as MSNYQCDSADVGDQPGSSDAGEPGEIITENTLLSKSREKYQAIYKKFTSWRETNNKGPLSQEVLLDFFVELSEKMKPSSLWSHYSMLKHTINSNDKIDISSYKKLNVFLKLQSTGFKSKQTKVLTPNDIERFLNEAPDNQFLATKVALIFGIIGACRRQELCNITMDDIEDDGVMAFVTIPKTESDPERSFTICGEFYNMYKKYFNLRPRHVGTKRFFVNYQNGKCTHQVIGINKFGSMPRTIASYLKLPNPESYTGHSFRRTSATLLADSGADLATLKRHGGWKSKVARHFIEYSKEKKRKLCQQITESVILRPSTSASTSKEEPPALQAPSEQTVPTNTDDPLFIDCSSNIKEENTSMETADDEATEEVPDPEPESESNESASAVMQSNSQSNSSPKPLKAPSQPVRSQLRNIAPAPSSQQKNSSKTLVVKRIPLKVKPVAPTTIKMLPRQPPARVPQNVVPQQPAEVCLRWNSYHSNMQTSFPSLLDSEEFVDVTLACEGKSVKCHKIILSSCSDYLATLLRENPCQHPIILMKDLKFWEVEALVKFMYKGEVNVAHDKLPQLLNAAEALQVKGLAGPTPPQGQKPPMLIPKSRLQSTTPTPSKPLEPKEQKAPSNSSSKAQSSPKRCTKRPMESKDSRPFTKIRLHHPKPSAPSPTIKLEPLDIPLSDTDIFSEVNDDSSTTNYENLITMHEADDPGGEERPDSADGDIQFDFHGSDDITDAEEQMEFVPTDFLEQEHDILEEVDGGSSRNSVVEVGDGNPDLNRAETPDDEVKDDEGDGDGDGDEEGDGDGEGDEDSSKKDET; from the exons atgtctAATTACCAATGTGACAGCGCTGATGTGGGCGATCAGCCAGGTTCCTCGGATGCTGGTGAACCGGGGGAAATCATCACAGAGAATACGTTACTCTCTAaatcgagagaaaaatatcaagcAATTTACAAGAAATTTACGAGCTGGAGAGAGACTAACAACAAGGGCCCGCTGTCACAGGAAGTATTATTGGATTTCTTCGTTGAACTTTCGGAGAAAATGAAACCGTCTTCCCTATGGTCACACTATTCAATGTTGAAACATACCATAAACAGCAATGACAAGATAGACATAAGTTcatacaaaaaattgaatgtttttttgaaACTCCAGTCCACTGGATTCAAAAGTAAACAGACTAAGGTTTTGACGCCGAACGACATTGAGCGATTTTTGAATGAAGCACCGGATAATCAGTTCTTAGCAACAAAG GTGGCATTGATTTTTGGAATAATTGGCGCCTGCAGACGACAAGAGCTCTGCAACATAACGATGGATGACATAGAGGACGACGGTGTAATGGCATTCGTGACGATTCCAAAAACAGAAAGTGATCCCGAACGTTCATTCACTATTTGCGGTGAATTTTACAACATGTACAAGAAGTACTTTAATCTACGACCTAGGCACGTGGGGACCAAGAGATTCTTTGTTAATTATCAGAATGGAAAGTGTACACATCAGGTCATTGGGATCAACAAATTTGGCAGTATGCCAAGAACCATTGCATCATATCTGAAATTGCCGAATCCAGAGAGCTACACAGGTCATAGTTTTCGTCGCACTTCGGCCACATTGCTCGCTGATTCTGGCGCTGACTTGGCCACCCTCAAACGGCATGGAGGATGGAAATCAAAGGTCGCGAGGCACTTTATCGAGTATTCCAAggagaaaaaacgaaaattatGCCAACAAATAACAGAGTCCGTGATTTTGAGACCATCCACTTCGGCATCAACATCGAAGGAAGAACCTCCAGCCCTTCAGGCCCCATCAGAACAGACAGTACCAACAAATACTGATGATCCGCTATTCATTGACTGCAGTTCCAATATTAAAGAGGAGAACACTTCAATGGAAACAGCAGATGATGAAGCGACTGAGGAAGTGCCGGATCCAGAACCAGAATCGGAATCCAATGAATCTGCTTCTGCTG TCATGCAGTCCAATTCTCAGAGCAACTCATCGCCGAAACCTCTGAAAGCACCCAGTCAACCAGTTCGTTCCCAGTTGCGGAACATTGCTCCTGCACCTTCCTCTCAACAAAAGAACTCTTCCAAAACGCTGGTGGTGAAGAGAATTCCGCTCAAGGTTAAACCAGTGGCCCCTACGACTATAAAAATGTTACCGAGGCAGCCACCAGCTCGCGTACCTCAAAATGTCGTACCCCAACAACCCGCTGAG GTGTGTTTGAGGTGGAACAGTTATCATAGTAACATGCAAACCAGTTTTCCCTCCCTGCTAGACTCGGAGGAATTCGTTGACGTGACCCTCGCTTGCGAGGGCAAGTCTGTCAAGTGCCACAAAATCATTCTCTCGTCCTGCAGTGATTATCTGGCTACGTTATTACGTGAAAATCCCTGTCAACATCCAATTATTCTGATGAAGGATCTGAAGTTCTGGGAAGTAGAAGCGTTAGTGAAATTCATGTATAAAGGGGAAGTAAATGTCGCACACGACAAGTTACCACAGCTTTTGAATGCAGCTGAGGCACTTCAAGTTAAAGGATTGGCTGGTCCCACACCTCCACAG GGTCAGAAACCACCAATGTTAATTCCCAAATCGAGACTGCAATCAACAACCCCAACACCTTCGAAACCTTTAGAGCCTAAAGAACAGAAAGCACCGTCGAATTCTTCATCGAAGGCCCAATCTAGTCCAAAACGTTGTACGAAGCGTCCGATGGAGTCAAAAGACTCGAGGCCCTTCACAAAAATTCGTCTTCATCATCCTAAGCCTTCAGCGCCATCACCAACGATAAAATTGGAGCCTTTGGACATTCCTTTGAGTGACACCGACATTTTTTCAGAAGTGAACGATGACAGTTCGACCACAAACTATGAGAATCTTATCACGATGCACGAGGCTGATGATCCTGGAGGAGAGGAACGCCCAGACTCTGCCGATGGTGACATACAATTCGACTTCCATGGGTCCGATGACATCACTGATGCCGAGGAACAGATGGAATTCGTACCGACTGATTTTTTGGAACAGGAACATGACATTCTTGAGGAGGTAGATGGGGGAAGCAGCAGAAACAGTGTTGTTGAGGTCGGAGATGGAAATCCCGACCTCAATAGGGCTGAAACACCTGATGATGAGGTAAAGGATGACGAAGGGGACGGGGATGGAGACGGTGATGAAGAGGGTGATGGAGATGGGGAGGGAGATGAAGACTCGAGTAAAAAGGATGAAACGTAA